From Kaistella polysaccharea:
AATATTACGTGGTTGGTTACAGAAACAAAAAAGAAGCTTTGAAAAGATTGATCGATGCAAATCCAAATCAATATTCAATTCTTTTCTGTAGAACCCGTATGGAAACGCAGGAAGTCGCCGATTTTTTGATGCAGAACGGGTACGCTGCAGATGCACTTCACGGTGATTTGTCGCAGGCACAACGTGACACGGTAATGAAAAAATTCCGTTTGAAAAACATTGATATTTTGGTTGCGACTGATGTTGCGGCGAGAGGTTTAGATGTTGATTCATTAACACACGTAATTCACTTCTCTTTACCAGATGATCCAGAAGTTTTTGTTCACCGTAGTGGTAGAACTGGACGTGCCGGAAAAGATGGAATTTCAATATCTTTAATTAAACCGGAGGAATCCCGCAAATTGAAGCAGATTAAACAATCTACGAAGATTGAAATCGTTGAGAAGAAAATACCTACTGGAAAGAAAATTATTGAAGCACAGGTTGCTGGCGTATTTGAAAAATTATTTACCGAGCACGAAAACCTTGTTGAATTCGACAATGAGTTGATTCCAGATTTGTCTGCCTTTACCAAAGAAGAATTGGTACACCAAATGTTGCAGTTGCAATTGCGAGATATGGCTCTTTATTATAAAGATAAAGATGATTTGATCGATCAAAAATTCAACAGTGATGACCGCGACCGCGGAGGTGATAGAGGTAGAGATCGTGGCAGAGACCGTGACGGAAGAGGCAGAGACCGCGACAGAGGTGGTGACCGAAGAGATGGTGGAAACAACAGATTCTCCGGCAACAGAGATGGTGGAAGCCGTGATTTCGGGAGAGACCGTGACGGTGGAAACAGAGATTCCAGAGATCGCGATGGTGGCAACAGAGAATTCAAGGAAAGAAAACCAAGAAAAAATAGTGAGGACATGGTCCGATTTTTCTTCAACCTTGGAAAAAGAGATAATTTAAAAAAGATAGATATGTTGGAAATTATCAACAAATCAACTGAAAAATCTAGAAAAAGACCAGATATTGGAAATATCGAGATTTTAGAAAAATTCTCTTTCTTTGAAGTCGAAAAATCATTTAAGGATGAAGTTCTTAAGGGATTAGAAACTCAAAAATTTAAAGGTAAAGATATGAGAGCTGAAGAATCTAATTAATTTTTCATTCTACTCAATTATAGAAACCAGCGATCATCATTCGCTGGTTTTTTTGTGTTTATAATTTTATTTTCAATGTTAATGAAACTTAACATTGAAACGAAAATGGTATCAGTCTTTTTCCGAAATTTGCAGCACTAATCTCTAAATGAATAACAATGGGAATCGGAAATATTTTTAAAATGTTCCAGCCGAAAGACAAAGTGTTTTTTGTACTGTTTGAAAAAGTTGCTGCAGAGCTTGTAGCCATGTCTAAAGAATTTCACGAAAGTTTATTAGACTTCGATATCAACGATGATACGATGTTGCAGCACATGAGTGATTACGAACATAGAATGGATGATTTAACCCACGAAATTTTCGTACAGTTGGGTGAAAATTTCATTACACCATTCGACAGAGAAGACATCAGCCATTTAGCAAGCGGATTGGATGATATTGCAGATTTTATGTATGCTTCTGCGAAGTACATTTATCTGTACAAAGCGCCTCTGGATCCTGCTTATACCGAATTTACACTTTTGATCTATAAGTCTTGTCTTGAAATTCAGGTAGCTCTTAGAAACCTAAATGATTTCAAAGATCCAAAAGCAGTAAAGGAATCTTGTATTAAAATCAACTCTTTCGAAAATATTGCTGATGATGTATTAAGTCAGGCGATTGTAAAATTGTTTGAGAGCAATGATGCCATTAAGATTATGAAAATTAAAGCAGTTTTAGAATATCTGGAAACAGTAACTGATAAAGCTGAAGATGTTGCAAATACGATTGACAGTATTTTGATTAAATACGCATAATCTATTCCCTAATTTATTATAAAAAAAAGAATGGATTTACCAATTCTATTAATCATCATCATTGTATTAGCCTTAATATTTGACTATATCAATGGTTTTCATGATGCCGCAAACTCGATTGCGACCATTGTTTCCACAAAAGTTTTAACCCCATTTCAGGCAGTTCTTTGGGCTGCAGTCTGGAACTTTGCTGCTTTTTTTATCGCTGCTTATGTTATCGGCGAATTTAAGATCGGTAATACCATAGCAAAGTCGGTCAACGAGAATTTCATTAATCTTGAAGTTATATTTTCCG
This genomic window contains:
- a CDS encoding DEAD/DEAH box helicase gives rise to the protein MNLFTETNLSPEILKAIGELGFVSPTEIQKQTIPFISTEIRDLIALAQTGTGKTAAFTLPILDMIDDGSRKIQLLVLCPTRELCLQITKDITNYSKYMRNIKTTAVYGGSSISDQIRSLREKPQIIVGTPGRVIDLINRKALDFSEIRWMILDEADEMLSMGFKDDLETILRETPEIKQTFLFSATMNKEVERISKNYLTNPHRIVVGSLNEVKKNIKHEYYVVGYRNKKEALKRLIDANPNQYSILFCRTRMETQEVADFLMQNGYAADALHGDLSQAQRDTVMKKFRLKNIDILVATDVAARGLDVDSLTHVIHFSLPDDPEVFVHRSGRTGRAGKDGISISLIKPEESRKLKQIKQSTKIEIVEKKIPTGKKIIEAQVAGVFEKLFTEHENLVEFDNELIPDLSAFTKEELVHQMLQLQLRDMALYYKDKDDLIDQKFNSDDRDRGGDRGRDRGRDRDGRGRDRDRGGDRRDGGNNRFSGNRDGGSRDFGRDRDGGNRDSRDRDGGNREFKERKPRKNSEDMVRFFFNLGKRDNLKKIDMLEIINKSTEKSRKRPDIGNIEILEKFSFFEVEKSFKDEVLKGLETQKFKGKDMRAEESN
- a CDS encoding DUF47 domain-containing protein — protein: MGIGNIFKMFQPKDKVFFVLFEKVAAELVAMSKEFHESLLDFDINDDTMLQHMSDYEHRMDDLTHEIFVQLGENFITPFDREDISHLASGLDDIADFMYASAKYIYLYKAPLDPAYTEFTLLIYKSCLEIQVALRNLNDFKDPKAVKESCIKINSFENIADDVLSQAIVKLFESNDAIKIMKIKAVLEYLETVTDKAEDVANTIDSILIKYA